A part of Cannabis sativa cultivar Pink pepper isolate KNU-18-1 chromosome 6, ASM2916894v1, whole genome shotgun sequence genomic DNA contains:
- the LOC115712461 gene encoding retrovirus-related Pol polyprotein from transposon RE2 — MARSRSPIEDPSDPYYLHHGDNPGNVLVSQLLTRQDNYIAWCRAMELAISVKNKLGFLNGSISKPPITDHILYNAWIRNNNIVISWIINSVSKKISSSILYDESAAAIWNDLRVRFQQKNRAHIYNLRKDLMNLRQENQTVSIYFTKLKTVWEQLSNFRPNCSCNGCSCGGVKKLHEYHNMEYIMSFLMGISDLYAQVRGNILVMDPLPEINRVFHLVTQEENQRKGQNNPSDPNSNMAFAFQGEKNSGKGETQGPPKNQQPKRGRPFCSHCSMHGHTIEKCYKIHGYPPGYNKGGKSKEAAANQFQTSNETSSGPCENNTLLPQLTPSQYQQLLNLLGAQTTNLSATDPSTSNGNSSIILTNYAMLSKDKSWIIDSGATRHICSDLHLFQNIHSIVATKLILPNNDSLLETYTKMMIGKGESANGLYMLDTTPVLINAFTSAETWHKRLGHLSDNAPELAFKDLFSKNRISHDFTCIETPEQNVVAERKHQHLLNVARALYFQSKVPIQYWTECLMTAETFIPTPAHGENNEVSQQEHPTPPPAAPRRTSRVTRPPSYLQDFECYNLLQDKSSSPHPISKFMSYAKLSKAYKEFILVVTAEFEPQSYKQAAQFKQWLKAMDNELLALIINNTWTIVPLP; from the exons ATGGCCAGATCAAGAAGCCCGATCGAGGATCCCTCTGACCCGTATTACTTGCATCACGGAGACAACCCTGGGAATGTTTTGGTGTCTCAATTGTTGACTAGGCAGGACAATTACATTGCGTGGTGCAGAGCTATGGAGCTGGCTATATCTGTCAAAAACAAATTAGGGTTCTTGAATGGTTCTATCTCTAAACCCCCTATCACTGATCATATCCTTTATAATGCTTGGATTCGCAATAACAATATTGTTATTTCCTGGATTATTAACTCTGTTTCAAAGAAAATTTCATCTAGCATATTGTATGATGAGTCTGCTGCTGCCATATGGAACGATTTGAGGGTACGTTTCCAGCAGAAAAATAGAGCACATATCTACAATCTAAGGAAGGATTTGATGAATCTCAGACAAGAAAATCAAACAGTAAGTATATATTTTACTAAGCTGAAGACTGTTTGGGAACAATTGTCCAATTTCAGGCCAAATTGTTCTTGCAATGGGTGTTCTTGTGGAGGAGTCAAGAAATTACACGAATACCATAACATGGAATATATCATGTCCTTTCTCATGGGTATATCCGATCTTTATGCTCAAGTAAGAGGTAATATCCTAGTCATGGATCCTCTCCCTGAAATAAATAGGGTCTTTCATCTTGTTACTCAAGAGGAGAACCAAAGAAAAGGCCAAAACAACCCCTCGGATCCAAACTCTAATATGGCTTTTGCCTTCCAAGGAGAAAAGAATTCAGGAAAAGGTGAAACACAAGGACCACCCAAAAATCAACAACCAAAACGTGGCAGGCCCTTTTGCAGTCATTGTAGCATGCATGGACACACCATCGAGAAATGTTACAAGATACATGGGTATCCACCTGGATACAACAAAGGAGGGAAATCAAAGGAGGCTGCTGCAAACCAGTTCCAAACCTCCAATGAAACCAGTTCGGGTCCATGTGAAAACAACACTCTGCTGCCACAACTCACACCAAGTCAATATCAGCAGCTGCTGAATCTTCTTGGTGCTCAAACGACCAATCTGTCTGCTACAGATCCGAGTACGTCTAATGGGAATTCAAGTATTATCTTAACCAACTATGCAATGCTATCCAAGGACAAATCTTGGATCATAGATTCGGGTGCAACTAGGCACATTTGTTCCGATCTACATCTGTTTCAAAACATTCATTCTATTGTAGCAACTAAACTAATTTTGCCTAATAATGATAGTCTTTTG GAAACGTACACCAAGATGATGATTGGCAAAGGTGAATCGGCTAATGGTCTCTACATGTTGGACACTACACCCGTTCTCATCAATGCTTTTACATCGGCTGAAACTTGGCACAAGCGTTTAGGCCATTT ATCTGATAATGCTCCTGAACTTGCTTTCAAGGATTTGTTCTCCAAAAATAGAATTTCACATGATTTCACTTGCATTGAGACACCCGAACAAAATGTCGTGGCTGAAAGAAAACATCAACACCTTCTTAATGTTGCAAGGGCTTTATATTTTCAATCTAAAGTTCCTATCCAATACTGGACTGAGTGTCTTATGACAGCC GAAACCTTCATACCAACACCTGCCCATGGTGAAAATAATGAGGTGTCACAGCAAGAACATCCCACACCACCACCTGCTGCTCCTCGAAGAACTTCTAGAGTCACACGACCTCCAAGTTATCTTCAAGATTTTGAGTGTTACAATCTTTTACAGGATAAATCTTCTTCACCTCATCCTATTTCTAAATTCATGTCTTATGCAAAATTGTCAAAAGCTTACAAAGAATTTATTCTTGTTGTCACAGCTGAATTTGAACCACAAAGTTACAAGCAAGCAGCCCAGTTCAAGCAATGGTTGAAAGCTATGGACAATGAGCTACTCGCCCTCATCATCAACAATACTTGGACTATTGTTCCCCTTCCCTAA
- the LOC115724887 gene encoding kiwellin-like encodes MSSLTLLIISLSFNILVLLPLQLDAISSCNGPCRTLNDCDGQLICINGKCNDDPDIGTNICGGGGGGSGTCKSSGTLTCGAKSYPKYKCSPPVTSSTSAKLTNNDFSEGGDGGGPSECDEGYHSNDERVVALSTGWYNDGSRCGKMIKIRATNGRTTTAKVVDECDSQNGCDDEHAGQPPCRNNIVDGSNAVWNALGLDTNLGVVDVTWSMA; translated from the coding sequence ATGTCTAGTCttacattattaattatttctttatCCTTCAACATCCTAGTACTCCTTCCTCTTCAATTGGATGCCATCTCTTCTTGTAACGGCCCATGTCGTACCCTAAACGATTGTGACGGTCAACTAATTTGTATCAACGGAAAGTGCAACGACGACCCTGACATCGGAACCAATATATGTGGTGGAGGCGGAGGTGGATCAGGAACGTGTAAATCTTCAGGTACACTCACTTGCGGGGCAAAAAGTTACCCAAAATATAAGTGCTCACCGCCAGTGACATCGTCCACATCAGCAAAATTGACTAACAACGATTTTAGTGAAGGTGGCGATGGTGGTGGGCCGTCAGAGTGCGACGAGGGATACCATTCTAACGACGAGAGAGTTGTTGCTCTTTCCACTGGTTGGTACAACGATGGATCAAGGTGTGGGAAGATGATTAAGATTAGGGCTACTAATGGGAGAACCACAACCGCGAAGGTTGTGGATGAGTGTGATTCCCAAAACGGTTGTGATGATGAACATGCCGGTCAACCGCCTTGTAGAAATAATATTGTTGATGGTTCTAATGCTGTGTGGAATGCTCTTGGACTTGATACTAATTTGGGTGTTGTTGACGTTACTTGGTCCATGGCCTAA
- the LOC133039424 gene encoding uncharacterized protein LOC133039424 produces the protein MWPPMRLALCEDFNQNEEIQENVFLKYLIIRYIWRSGAIYGSLHEVSSRQLPSFPLLNVNIGNGKDHWTKPLFTKLKINVDGAIFESETRFGFGFIVRDSVGKLILAASGSKLGAVSPEIAEVVGMKEVLSWIKRMNVTDVEIETDSLVTVQAINGSVQIPSQFGLIVQDCRLLLSELQNVFISFVKRSANRAAHCLARQSCFMSDCMFDEFSAPSNLLSIVRDDIISS, from the exons ATGTGGCCACCTAT GAGATTGGCTTTATGTGAGGATTTCAATCAAAATGAAGAAATTCAAGAGAATGTTTTCCTCAAATACTTAATTATCAG GTACATATGGAGAAGTGGAGCTATATATGGTAGTTTGCATGAAGTTTCATCAAGA caacTTCCATCATTTCCATTACTCAATGTTAATATTGGGAATGGTAAGGACCATTGGACAAAACCACTTTTTACTAAGCTCAAGATCAATGTCGACGGGGCAATCTTTGAAAGTGAGACTCGATTTGGCTTTGGCTTCATAGTTAGAGACTCGGTTGGGAAACTCATTCTTGCGGCTTCAGGGAGCAAATTAGGTGCGGTTTCTCCTGAGATTGCTGAAGTGGTGGGCATGAAAGAAGTCTTGAGTTGGATAAAGAGGATGAATGTAACAGATGTGGAAATTGAAACTGATTCCTTAGTCACTGTTCAGGCTATTAATGGATCAGTTCAAATACCATCTCAGTTTGGTTTGATTGTTCAAGATTGTCGTCTCTTGTTATCTGAGTTACAAAatgtttttatttcttttgttaaacgatctgcaaatagGGCTGCTCATTGTCTTGCAAGGCAATCCTGTTTTATGTCAGATTGTATGTTTGATGAGTTTTCTGCTCCATCAAATTTGCTTTCAATTGTAAGGGATGATATTATTTCAAGCTGA
- the LOC115695537 gene encoding LEAF RUST 10 DISEASE-RESISTANCE LOCUS RECEPTOR-LIKE PROTEIN KINASE-like 2.4: MQIMLENEVMLFIILAFQSIFLIALSLSLDCNVSLFSCGNITNIDFPFWGESRPLHCGYPRLKLNCYQNQTTIELANIKYNVFELNKSSRILKLERSELFRGICSPGSKGMTGNIDLMPGLLEYAPGSGNMSFFYNCTKHGGNSVEIGDFSCPNGSIFKNGYYGLEMESRRCSWNVSVGIESRGIGFAQVDGAVRQGFQVSYTEASIGNCTACISKFNGFCDYDYNSTKFLCHHPKPPHQGTPWKHYWTIAGVSLTAIIGVIAILIVFFYKRKSVSRKLISKKKRKRDRFHVEDFIKNNYASSFTLKRYTYANVKRMTNSFVEKIGEGGFSIVYKGHLSNGTIVAIKVLKEAKSNGQDFINEVASIGAIMHKNVVSLLGFCYEGNRRALIYEYMPKGSLDKFIFNHKNNTNTNNSRLEWKTLYEIAIGIARGLKYLHQDCSATILHFDIKPHNILLDFDFCPKISDFGLAKLWQRDGSGVSLLKGRGTIGYTAPEMHNRNFGEVSYKSDVYSYGMMVLEMVGGRKNIDTSVSRTSAIYYPHWAHKHVNDDDDGELLKNICEEIMENEDDEMMARKMIIVSLWCIQAMPFNRPSMFNVVQMMEGSLESLHMPPKPILSLQKE; the protein is encoded by the exons ATGCAAATAATGCTCGAAAATGAAGTCATGTTGTTCATCATTTTGGCTTTTCAGTCCATCTTTCTTATTGCTCTATCTTTAAGTTTGGATTGTAATGTTTCTCTCTTCTCTTGTGGAAACATTACCAACATAGATTTTCCTTTTTGGGGAGAATCTAGGCCGTTACACTGCGGCTATCCACGGCTAAAGCTCAACTGCTACCAAAACCAAACAACAATTGAATTAGCCAACATCAAATACAACGTTTTTGAGCTAAACAAGAGTTCTCGTATTCTCAAACTCGAAAGATCCGAATTATTTCGGGGAATTTGTTCACCAGGATCAAAAGGAATGACAGGAAATATTGACTTAATGCCGGGGCTCCTTGAATATGCCCCGGGTTCTGGAaatatgtcatttttttataattgtacCAAGCACGGTGGTAATTCTGTGGAGATCGGAGATTTCAGTTGCCCTAATGGTTCCATTTTTAAAAATGGTTACTATGGTTTAGAAATGGAAAGTAGAAGATGTAGTTGGAATGTGAGTGTTGGGATAGAATCAAGAGGAATTGGGTTTGCACAAGTAGATGGAGCTGTTAGACAAGGATTCCAAGTGAGTTATACGGAAGCTTCCATAGGCAATTGTACGGCATGCATTAGTAAATTCAATGGATTTTGTGATTATGATTACAATTCAACAAAGTTTCTTTGTCACCATCCTAAACCTCCTCATCAAG GAACGCCATGGAAGCATTATTGGACAATAGCTG GTGTGTCGTTAACAGCAATTATTGGAGTAATCGCAATtctaatagtatttttttacaaaagaaaATCAGTGTCGAGAAAACTAATAAGTAAGAAAAAACGCAAGAGGGATCGGTTTCATGTGGAGGATTTTATTAAGAATAATTATGCATCATCATTTACCCTAAAGCGGTATACTTATGCAAATGTGAAGAGAATGACCAATTCATTTGTAGAAAAAATTGGTGAAGGAGGTTTTAGTATTGTCTACAAAGGACACTTATCCAATGGCACAATTGTGGCAATAAAAGTACTAAAGGAGGCCAAAAGTAATGGACAAGATTTCATTAATGAAGTTGCAAGTATTGGAGCAATTATGCACAAAAATGTAGTTAGTCTATTAGGGTTTTGTTATGAAGGGAATAGAAGGGCTTTGATCTATGAGTACATGCCTAAAGGATCATTGgataagtttatttttaatcacaaaaataatacCAATACCAATAATAGTCGCCTAGAATGGAAAACACTTTATGAGATAGCAATTGGAATTGCTAGAGGACTAAAATACTTGCATCAAGATTGTAGCGCAACGATTTTACATTTTGACATAAAACCTCATAACATTCTTTTGGATTTTGATTTTTGTCCTAAAATTTCTGACTTCGGCCTTGCCAAGTTGTGGCAAAGGGATGGGAGTGGTGTATCACTGTTGAAGGGTAGAGGCACAATTGGATATACAGCACCGGAGATGCATAACAGAAATTTCGGTGAAGTATCTTACAAATCTGATGTTTATAGTTATGGAATGATGGTTTTGGAAATGGTGGGCGGAAGAAAAAATATCGACACTAGTGTTTCTCGAACAAGTGCAATATATTATCCACATTGGGCACATAAGCATgtcaatgatgatgatgatggtgagcTCTTGAAAAATATTTGCGAAGAAATAATGGAAAATGAAGATGATGAAATGATGGCAAGAAAGATGATTATTGTAAGCTTATGGTGCATTCAAGCTATGCCATTCAACCGTCCCTCCATGTTCAACGTCGTACAAATGATGGAAGGGAGTTTAGAATCTTTACATATGCCACCAAAACCAATATTATCGTTACAAAAAGAGTAA
- the LOC133039423 gene encoding uncharacterized protein LOC133039423 → METKKNALDMEGIWQRLGFLNGIAVSSEGASGGLALFWRVGWNIQLVSSDFNNIIVRFIGDRFIQDWIGCFTYAPPKRDDRLTFWNNLGGIMDGFSIPWMVMGDLNSVLTPEDKFGGREVTLGEGEGLRNFIFNNGAIDLVGVGALFTWTNGQEFEKLIRERDRDCRHVIEEAWKKGIEGFHSFILCRKLHSTTSALTEWNKVVFGHCQTKIKLLEKALSEVQNCPPSKDNLELEGTIMLELDEVENRLESIWKQKSRECWLKEGDKNSRFFHASIMVRRKRNHIWAIRLDNGDIIEDRESIVHYFRSNFKVLFNSSAQSDGEGVGDFVHNGISDAENDALCFIPLADEIKKVVWALPPLKSPGPDGFPVKFFKTYWDVVGDQVVEYVKEFFHSGKFCKEINKSFIVLIPKKQQAECFDDFRPISLCNTTYKIVAKLLANRLSGVLDKLISPFQAAFIKGRCIAENSIIANEIVRDMMKRRGNEAFVGIKCDMSKAYDRLEWGFLLSVLKAFEFNEHFCKMIMCCVTSVSFQVLINGGLTTKFSPNRGVRQGDPLSPLLFILCGEVLSRMISAKEEEGSLYGFRISPESQPISHLMYADDLVVFVKADSNNVETFLDVMNTYCRWSGQQINGRKSKIIFSKYCSRSSREDISAILGFEEISEGEKFLRNPLLTNGKRSSDFEFIVEKLSSRLEGWRAKLLSQAARTTLIKSVLASIPIYTMSVYMLPRRITNKIDGILRKFWWTGSIKEGRYLALKAWDSICKPKVCGGLGIRKAADINFCLISKLGWLMASDQFFLWKTLLLDKYCNRSDFFSSNLPALALPVAKGIWATKNFIADNIIWLIGRESKVNIWSSWSGGDGLFCDSRDINPRVNENICVGDLMVDSGNDWNYNLVSTWFRPDAVKTFKAVDFNSLKPYDTLCWKSASSGNFSIKNAYWDLNEARFSSKDEICSRIWKINMYERLKLFLWKMCQEALPFGSKLQSIFESCPGPCSLCGDENGDTVTHFAVHCIVTNHLWFASKWNLHMNSFLLENGRDVADWLVSPPFSQNWSSHERDEFTLYGPIVYHKLWSVRNDMFHNKTPLGLEALRSAVDKCFNEHMATLRPDTENSEQGAGIGVIRWGLPRPGRVKCFVNYASNSDRGAVAAVLFNHDGFVKCFGAKKVNIASVLHGELEALLFGLWMAGVVDVEEVDCFSDCQLLVHALADGSLLP, encoded by the exons ATGGAGACTAAGAAGAATGCATTGGATATGGAGGGTATTTGGCAAAGGTTGGGTTTCTTGAATGGTATTGCTGTTTCGTCtgaaggagcttcgggaggcTTGGCTTTGTTTTGGAGGGTTGGTTGGAATATTCAATTGGTGAGTTCTGATTTCAATAATATCATTGTTCGGTTTATTGGAGACAGGTTTATTCAAGATTGGATTGGTTGTTTCACTTATGCACCTCCTAAAAGAGACGATCGTTTGACTTTTTGGAATAATCTTGGTGGGATTATGGATGGTTTTTCTATCCCTTGGATGGTAATGGGAGATCTCAATTCGGTGCTAACTCCTGAAGATAAATTTGGGGGAAGAGAAGTGACCCTTGGTGAAGGTGAGGGCCTTCGTAACTTTATTTTCAATAATGGAGCTATTGATCTGGTGGGGGTTGGAGCTTTGTTCACTTGGACTAATGGCCAAGAGTTCGAGAAGCTCATTCGTGAACG AGATAGAGATTGTCGTCATGTAATTGAAGAGGCTTGGAAGAAGGGTATTGAGGGATTTCATAGCTTCATCTTGTGTCGCAAACTCCATTCGACGACCTCAGCTCTTACGGAATGGAATAAGGTGGTTTTTGGGCATTGCCAGACTAAAATCAAGCTGCTTGAAAAGGCTCTTAGCGAGGTGCAAAATTGCCCTCCTTCGAAAGATAATTTGGAGCTTGAAGGAACGATAATGCTCGAATTGGATGAAGTGGAGAATCGCCTGGAATCGATTTGGAAACAAAAATCTCGTGAATGCTGGCTTAAAGAGGGTGATAAaaattctcgattctttcatGCTTCAATCATGGTTAGAAGGAAACGGAACCATATCTGGGCAATTCGGTTAGACAATGGGGACATAATTGAAGATCGGGAAAGCATTGTCCATTACTTTCGTTCGAATTTCAAGGTGTTATTTAACTCCTCTGCTCAGTCGGATGGTGAAGGGGTCGGGGACTTTGTTCACAACGGCATTTCTGATGCTGAGAATGATGCTTTGTGCTTTATTCCTTTGGCTGATGAGATTAAAAAAGTGGTGTGGGCTTTACCTCCGTTAAAATCTCCAGGCCCCGATGGTTTTCCTGTGAAGTTTTTCAAGACTTATTGGGATGTGGTTGGTGATCAGGTGGTTGAGTATGTGAAGGAGTTTTTTCATAGTGGGAAGTTTTGTAAAGAAATCAATAAATCCTTCATTGTGCTGATTCCTAAAAAGCAGCAGGCTGAATGCTTTGATGACTTCAGACCCATAAGTCTCTGTAACACCACTTATAAAATTGTGGCTAAGTTGCTTGCTAATCGGCTTAGTGGAGTCTTGGACAAGTTGATATCCCCCTTTCAAGCGGCTTTTATTAAAGGAAGATGTATCGCCGAGAACTCGATCATTGCTAATGAGATAGTTCGTGATATGATGAAGAGGCGTGGGAATGAGGCTTTTGTGGGCATCAAGTGCGATATGTCGAAGGCCTATGATCGCCTCGAATGGGGATTCCTCTTATCGGTTCTAAAGGCTTTCGAGTTCAATGAacatttttgtaaaatgataaTGTGCTGTGTTACTTCAGTGAGCTTCCAGGTTCTCATAAATGGGGGTCTCACTACGAAATTCTCTCCCAACCGAGGTGTGCGACAGGGGGATCCGCTGTCCCCCCTTTTGTTTATCCTTTGTGGGGAAGTACTTTCAAGAATGATCTCTGCTAAGGAGGAAGAAGGTTCTCTGTATGGATTTAGAATTAGTCCGGAAAGTCAGCCTATTTCCCACTTGATGTACGCGGATGACTTGGTCGTCTTTGTGAAGGCGGATAGCAACAATGTAGAGACTTTCTTAGATGTTATGAACACCTACTGCAGATGGTCGGGGCAACAAATCAATGGAAGGAAATCCAagattattttctctaaatactGCTCTCGCAGTAGTCGGGAGGACATCTCAGCTATTCTTGGATTTGAGGAAATTTCGGAAGGGGAAAAATTTCTTCGCAATCCTCTGTTAACTAATGGAAAGAGAAGCTCTGACTTTGAGTTTATTGTTGAAAAATTAAGCTCTCGGCTTGAAGGATGGAGGGCTAAGCTTCTGTCTCAAGCTGCTAGAACTACCTTGATCAAGAGTGTGTTGGCTTCTATTCCGATTTATACTATGTCGGTCTACATGCTACCTCGCAGGATCACTAATAAAATTGATGGGATTCTCCGCAAATTTTGGTGGACTGGGTCTATCAAGGAAGGAAGATATCTTGCTCTCAAAGCTTGGGACTCTATTTGCAAGCCGAAGGTGTGTGGTGGTTTAGGCATCAGGAAAGCTGCAGACATTAATTTCTGTTTGATATCTAAACTTGGATGGCTCATGGCTTCTGATCAATTTTTCCTTTGGAAAACTTTACTGCTGGATAAATATTGCAACAGATCAGACTTTTTCTCTTCAAATCTCCCTGCCTTAGCTTTGCCGGTGGCCAAAGGCATCTGGGCAACCAAGAATTTTATAGCAGACAATATTATTTGGCTGATTGGGAGAGAATCTAAGGTGAATATTTGGAGCTCTTGGTCAGGGGGTGATGGTCTGTTCTGTGACAGTAGGGACATTAATCCGAGAGTCAACGAGAATATCTGTGTTGGGGATTTGATGGTGGACTCAGGGAATGACTGGAACTACAACTTAGTCTCAACTTGGTTTCGGCCAGATGCTGTTAAGACTTTTAAGGCAGTTGACTTCAACTCTCTTAAACCCTATGATACTCTGTGCTGGAAGTCGGCTTCTTCGGGGAATTTCTCTATCAAAAATGCCTACTGGGATCTAAATGAGGCTCGCTTTTCCTCGAAAGACGAAATCTGTAGCCGCATATGGAAGATAAATATGTATGAGAGGCTCAAGCTTTTTTTATGGAAAATGTGCCAGGAAGCTTTGCCTTTTGGTTCGAAGCTTCAATCAATCTTTGAAAGTTGTCCTGGGCCTTGCAGTTTATGTGGGGATGAAAATGGAGACACGGTGACTCACTTTGCAGTTCATTGCATCGTTACAAATCATCTCTGGTTTGCAAGTAAGTGGAACCTTCACATGAATTCTTTTCTGCTGGAGAATGGGCGTGATGTTGCGGATTGGCTAGTCTCCCCTCCTTTCTCTCAAAACTGGTCGAGCCATGAGAGAGACGAATTTACTCTTTATGGTCCTATTGTGTATCATAAATTGTGGAGCGTTAGGAATGATATGTTCCATAACAAAACTCCTTTGGGATTGGAAGCTTTGCGGAGTGCTGTGGACAAGTGTTTCAATGAGCATATGGCGACGTTGAGGCCTGATACTGAAAATAGTGAGCAGGGAGCAGGCATTGGAGTGATTCGTTGGGGCCTTCCAAGACCTGGCAGGGTCAAATGCTTTGTCAATTATGCCTCCAACTCGGATAGAGGAGCAGTGGCAGCGGTTTTGTTCAACCATGATGGCTTCGTTAAATGCTTTGGGGCAAAGAAGGTGAACATTGCTTCCGTGTTACATGGTGAATTGGAGGCTCTCCTATTTGGTTTATGGATGGCTGGTGTTGTGGATGTGGAGGAAGTGGATTGTTTCTCTGATTGTCAGCTTCTGGTGCATGCTCTGGCGGATGGTTCTTTGTTACCTTAG